CTACTACCTCGACGACCAGTCCAAGGTGCACATCGCCAAGGAGCTCGGCCTGAGCAGGTTCCAGGTCGCGCGGCTGCTCACCGAGGCCCGCCAGCGGGGCATCGTGCGGATCGAGATCACCTCACCGGGACGGGTGGACCGCGAGCTCAGCGCCGCACTACAGACGGAGCTCGGACTCCCCCGCGCCGTCGTCATCGAGGCACAGCGCGACTCGCACGCGTCGTCGCTGCGGCACATCGGCTCCACGCTCGGCGACGTGCTCGGCGACCTGATCCACGAGGGCGACGTCGTCGGCGTCGCGTGGAGCCGCGCGATCGAGTACATGGCCGGCCAGCTGCGCAAGCTGCAGCCCTGCACGGTGGTGCAGCTGGGCGGCGCCCTGCACCTGCCACCCGAGCACCAGGGCTCGGTGGAGCTGGTGCGCCGGATCGCGACAGTCGCAGGCGGGACGGCGCACCCCGTCTACGCGCCGTTCGTCGTCGACGATGCGGGTACGGCGGCCGGGCTGCGCAAGCAGCCGCAGATCGCCGCGGCGCTGGAGATGGTCGAGCAGCTCGACCTGACCGTCACCTCCGTCGGCGCGTGGCGGCCGTCCGCGTCCACCATCTACGACGAGGTGGAGGACGACCTGCGCCGCGCCGCACGCGACCAGGGTGCCTGCGGCGAGGTCTGCGGCCGGCTCTTCGACGCGGAAGGGAACACCGTCGTCACGTCGCTGGAGGAGCGCGTCGTCGGGATCACCGGCGAGCAGCTGCGCGGGGTGCCGCAGCGCATCGTGACCAGCTACGGCTCGTACCGCGCGGAGGCGACGGTGGGTGCCGTACGTGCGGGCTACGTGTCGACGCTGGTGACCGACGACGAGCTGGCCCGCGCCGTGCTCGGCTGACCGGCGAGGAAACGTCGTGCCACCGGTTCCTGCGGCGAGTCAGGTGCTCACCATCCTCCGGTACCTGGCGAGGCAGGCGGCACCCGTCCCTGCCGCGGCCATCGCGCGCGACCTGCGGCTGCCCCGCTCGACGACGTACCACCTGCTCGCCACCCTGGTCGCCGAAGGGTTCGTCACCCACCTCGCCGACGAGA
This genomic window from Streptosporangiales bacterium contains:
- a CDS encoding DeoR family transcriptional regulator: MRASCSHMGSTILVVHGVVNRSARSMEESLAKQDDPAPGASDAERKAIADWDEAALATSIARRYYLDDQSKVHIAKELGLSRFQVARLLTEARQRGIVRIEITSPGRVDRELSAALQTELGLPRAVVIEAQRDSHASSLRHIGSTLGDVLGDLIHEGDVVGVAWSRAIEYMAGQLRKLQPCTVVQLGGALHLPPEHQGSVELVRRIATVAGGTAHPVYAPFVVDDAGTAAGLRKQPQIAAALEMVEQLDLTVTSVGAWRPSASTIYDEVEDDLRRAARDQGACGEVCGRLFDAEGNTVVTSLEERVVGITGEQLRGVPQRIVTSYGSYRAEATVGAVRAGYVSTLVTDDELARAVLG